A segment of the Mycobacterium intracellulare ATCC 13950 genome:
TTCGATCAACCGGGTGAAGGCGTCGCGCAGGAGGTCTTGGATTACGGCGGCATCGTCGGTGCGGGCCATACTCGCGACACTACGGGAGCGCGCCGTGGAAGACAGCCTCGACGTTGTTGCCGTCGGGGTCGCGCACGAACGCGCCAAAGTAGCCGGGGTGGTATTCCGGCCAGAGCCTCGGCTCGTGCAGCGGTTCGGCGCCCAACTCCACGGCCACCCGGTAGAAGGCGCGCACGGCGTCCTCGTCGGGCGCCTCGAACGCCAGGTGAACCTCGCGATTGGGTCCGGCCAGCGCCCCGGAGATCCAGAAGGTCGGCTTGCCCCCGCGGCCATACCCGATGGCGGGGCCCACATCCAGCTGCCGGGAGAAGCCCAGCGTCTCCAGCACCGCGTCGTAGAACCGCTGGGACTTTGCGTAGTCGGCGCAGTTGATGCCCACGTGGTCGATCACGGAAAAGATCCTGGCACGAGCCGCCGCCACGGTCGTAGATTGTTTGGATGACTTGCGACCTCATCATCCGCAACGGCACCATCGTCGACGGGCTGGGGGGTGAGCCGTACGTCGGTGACGTGGCGGTGACCGACAACGTCATCAAGGCGGTCGGCGACGTGAACGGCGCCGCGGCGAACCGCGAGATCGACGCCACCGGGCTGTTGGTCACGCCCGGCTTCGTCGACCTGCACACCCACTACGACGGCCAGTCCATCTGGTCGGAGCGCCTGACGCCGTCGTCGGCGCACGGGGTGACGACGGTGGTGATGGGCAACTGCGGGGTCGGCTTCGCGCCGTGCCGCCAGTCCGACCACGACGTCCTGGTCGACGTGATGGCCGGCGTCGAAGACATCCCGGGCGTCGTGATGACCGACGGCCTGCCGTGGACGTGGGAAACCTTCCCCGAATACATGGACGCCCTCGATGCCGGCAAGCGTGACATCGATGTGGCCGCGTACCTGCCGCACTCGCCGCTGCGCGTGTACGTGATGGGGCAGCGCGGCGCCGACCGCGAGCCGGCCACCGAGGACGACCTGGCGAAGATGCGGGCGTTGGCCAAGGAGGCGATCGAGGCCGGCGCGCTGGGCTTCGCCTCGTCGCGGTTGACCATCCACAAGACCGAAAGTGGTTCGCCCATACCGAGTTACGACGCCGCCCGCGAGGAGATCGAGCAGATCGCCCGCGGCGTCGTGGACGGCGGCGGCGGCCTGCTGCAGTTCGTCCCCGACATCCCGGCCGGCGGCTACCAGCCCGTGCTGCAGACGGTGTTCGACGTTGCCGAGGACGTCGGGCTGCCGCTGACCTTCACCCTCGTCGTCGCCAATTCGGGTGACCCGTCGTGGCCGGACGCCATCACCATGATCGAGAAGGCCAACGCCGCGGGCGGGGACATCACCGCGCAGCTGTTGCCGCGGCCCATCGGGTTGATCATCGGGCTGCAGCTGTCGGCGAACCCCTTCGTGCTCTACCCCAGCTACCGCGAAATCGCGCACCTGCCGCTGGCCGAGCGGGTCGCCGAGATGCGCAAGCCCGAGGTCCGCGCCCGCATCCTGGCCGACAAGCCGGGGCAGGGCCACCCGATCCTGTACGTCGCCCAGATGTGGGACTGGATCTACCCGCTGGGCGAGGACCCCGACTACGAGCCCGACCCGTCGACCAGCATCGGTGCCCGCGCCCGCGCCAAGGGCGTGGAGCCGATGGAGGAGGCCTACGACAGGCTGCTCGACGACGACGGCAAAGCCATGCTGCTGGTCGCGACCAGCAACCTGCAGGGCAACTCGCTGGACACCGTCGGGGAGCTGTTGCACCGCGACGACGTGGTGCTCGGCCTCGGCGACGGCGGCGCGCACTACGGCATGATCTGCGACGCCAGCTACTCGACGTACTTCCTGACCCACTGGGCGCGGGACCGCAAGGCCGGACGGTTCACGGTGCCCGAGGCGGTTCGCGAGCTCACCTCGGTGCCGGCGCGCATCGCCGGGCTGAGCGATCGCGGCCGTATCGCCGTGGGCTACAAGGCCGATCTCAACGTCATCGACCACGCCGCCCTGCGCCTGCACAAGCCGGTCATCACCTACGACCTGCCCGCCGGCGGGCGACGCCTGGACCAGACGGCGGACGGGTATGTCGCCACGATCGTGTCCGGGGAAATCATCGCTGAACACGGCGTCCCCACCGCCGCCCGTCCGGGCAAGTTGGTGCGGGGCCGTCAGCCCGCTCCGGCGCCCTTGCAATAACGCCACCAAAAGTGGCATATACCAGCTAAGTTGGGTCCCGTGACGAACCCGCATTTTGCGTGGTTGCCGCCGGAAGTCAACTCGGCACTAATTTTCTCCGGTCCTGGTCCCGGGCCGCTGCTTGCTGCCGCGGCGGCGTGGGACGGGCTCGCCGGGGAGTTGGCGTCGTCGGCGTCGTCCTTTTCTTCGGTGACGTCGGATCTGGCCAGCGGGTCGTGGCAGGGCGCGTCGTCGGCGGCCATGATGACGGTCGCCAGCCAATACGTGAGTTGGCTTTCCGCGGCGGCCGCGCAGGCGGAAGAGGTGTCCCACCAGGCCTCGGCCATCGCCACCGCGTTCGAGGTGGCGCTGGCGGCCACGGTGCAGCCCGCGGTGGTGGCGGCCAACCGGGCCCTGGTGCGGGCGTTGGCGGCCAACAATCATCTGGGCCAGAACACCCCGGCGATCGCCGACATCGAGGCGGCCTACGACCAGATGTGGGCCTCGGACGTGGCGGCGATGTTCGGGTATCACGCCGACGCGTCGGCGGCCGTGGCGAAGTTGCCGCCCTGGAACGAGGTACTGCAAAACCTCGGGTTCTCCAACACCACCACCGCGGTCACGCGGCCCGCCAGTTCCGGCGCCGTCGCCCGCGGCTACACGTCGCGCATCGCCGGGTTCCTCACGCCCCCGGCGCCGCAGTAGCGCGGGGCCGCATCGGTTCGCGCCTATCCTGGGACATCATGCGCAGCAAGAAGAAAGTCGATTTCGCGGCGCTCGCCGACGCGCTCGTCGATTACCCGTACGCGTACCTGATCACCGTCGACGACGAATACCGCTCGCACACCGTGACGGTCGAACCCGAGTTGCGCGGACAGACCCTCGAGGTCGGTCTCATCGGCGGCCGCACGCAGCAGAACCTGGCCCGGCGCCGCGACGTCACCCTGCTGTGGCCCCCGGCCGAACCGGGCGGCTACTCGCTGATCGTCGACGGCGCGGCCGAGGTGTCGCCCGAAGGCGGAGCCGGTGACGCGGTGCGGCTCACGGTGACCCCCACCCGCGCGCTGCTGCACCGCGACGCCGACTCCCCCGATGCGGCCCGGGGCTGCCTGCACGACTGTGTGGTGTTCTCGCTGCCGGCCTAGCGGCGATTGCCGCCATCGGCCTAGCCGGGCGCAGCGGGTCGCCGCCATCGGCCTAGCCGGGCGCAGCGGGTCGCCGCCATCGGCCTAGGGCCGTACAGTCTCATCCGTGAGCCGCATCGCGCCCCTCGCCCCGCCGTGGAGCGAAGAGGATGCCGCCGGCATCAACAGCTGGGGCCACCCGGACCGCACCTACGAGCCGCTGCTGTTGGTGCGTTGCCTGCAGCGCCATCCGGTGCTGGCCTCCCGGCTGCGCAAGCTCGGCGAATCCCTTTACACCGCAGCGCTTTTGCCGCCCCGGACGCGGACCATCGCCATCCTTCGCATCTGCGCGCTGCTGCGCTGCGCCTACGAGTGGGGCGGGCAGGCCGCCTTCTGGGGTCCGATCGCCGGCGTCAGCGACGACGAGTGCGACGCGCTGGTGTTGGCCGGGGCCGACGACCCGCGGTGGGGCCCGGCCGAGCGGACGCTGATCGCGGCGGTCGACGAGTGCGAGCGCACCGGCTCGTGGTCGGAGGCGACATGGGAAGCGCTCGGCGACTTTCTGGACGACGAGCAGCGGATCGAATTGCTCACGGCCGTCGGCTGGTACCGCACGATCTGCACGCTGTGCAACGCGCTCGCGCTTCCGGTGGAGGGCTGGATGCGGCCCTGGCCGGGGTCAGCCGGCTGACCGGTCCCTGCGCAGGCTCGGATGCTGGTTCTTCAACAGCGGCAGCAGCACTCGTCGCGGCATGAACTGGAACAGGCGGGTGCTGATCTGGCTGGGCAGGCCGGGGATCACGGTTGGGCGGTCGCTCTCGAGCGCGTCGACCCCGGCGCGCGCCACCTCACGCGACGGCTTCCACATGAACTTCGGGAACGCGTCGGCGAATTCGCGCTCGTCCATGCCGGCGCTCTTCACGAACTCGGTGCGCACCGGGCCGGGACACAGCAGCGCGACGGTGACGCCGGTGCCGGCGAGTTCACCGCGCAGCCCATGGGTGTAGTTGTTGACGAACGCCTTGGTGGCCGCGTACCCGGCCTGCCCGGGGAAGGGTTGGTAGCCGGCGGTCGAGCCGACGTTGAGGATCGCGCCGCGGCCGCGCGGCACCATCCGCTGCACCGCGCGGGTGCTCAGGTCGATGACGGCCTCGACGTTGACCCGCACCTGCGCGATCTCGTCGGCCACGGGAATTTTCGTCACCGAGCCCATGGTGCCGATGCCGGCGTTGTTGACCAGGATGTCGGCCGTCAGGCCGCGGCGCTCGACCTCGTCGAACAGGCCGGCGCGGGCGGCGGAATCGGCGACGTCGCAGGCGATCACCTCGACGCGCACCCGGCCGGCGAGTTCGTCGGCCAGATCGCGCAGCCGGTCTTCGCGGCGGGCGACGAGCGTCAAGCCGTGGCCGCGGTCGGCCAACTCGCGGGCGATGTCGGCGCCGATGCCCGACGACGCGCCCGTCACGACGGCGGTGCTGGTGGGTGAGGGAGCGGGAAGCGCCACGCGTTCAAACGTACAAGGCCGGCCAGGCGCCTCGAGTGTGCACTCTGGGCGTCGAGTGTGAGGCCAGGGCTTCGCGGGTGAAACCAGGGCGGGAAAATCGCGAAAAGCTCGCCGTGAGCTCACACCCAAAGCCCTGAGCTCACACTCGATGCCGCGGCGCGGCGGCCTACCCGCCGAAGGTGAAACCAGGGCGGGAAAATCGCGAAAAGCCCGCCGTGAGTTCACGCTCGGCGCCATCGCCACGAAAAAACCCGGCCCCTTGTGAGGGCCGGGTTTTTTCGTTGGCGACTTTTTAGAAGTCCATGCCGCCCATGCCACCGGTCGGGTCGCCGACGGGAGCGGCGGCCTTCTCCGGCTTGTCAGCGACGACGGCCTCGGTCGTCAGGAACAGGCCCGCGATCGACGCGGCGTTCTGCAGCGCCGAACGGGTCACCTTCACCGGGTCGGCGACACCGGCCTTGAGCAGGTCCTCGTACTCACCGGTGGCGGCGTTCAGGCCGGTACCGGCGGGCGAGTTGCGGACCTTCTCGGCCACCACGCCGGGCTCCAGACCACCGTTGAAGGCGATCTGCTTCAGCGGAGCCTCGAGCGCGACGCGGACGATGTTGGCGCCGGTCGCCTCGTCACCGGTGAGCTTCAGCTCGTCCAGCGACGGGGTGGCGTGCAGCAGGGCCACGCCACCACCGGCGACGATGCCCTCCTCCACGGCCGCCTTGGCGTTGCGCACCGCGTCCTCGATGCGGTGCTTGCGCTCCTTGAGCTCGACCTCGGTCGCGGCCCCGGCCTTGATCACCGCAACACCGCCGGCCAGCTTGGCCAGGCGCTCCTGCAGCTTCTCGCGGTCGTAGTCGGAGTCGCTGTTCTCGATCTCGCTGCGGATCTGGGCCACCCGGCCGGCGATGGCGTCCGAGTCACCGGCGCCCTCGACGATGGTGGTCTCGTCCTTGGTGACGACGACCTTGCGGGCCTTACCCAGCAGGGCGACATCGGCGCTCTCGAGCGACAGGCCGACCTCTTCGCTGATGACCTGACCACCGGTGAGGATGGCCATGTCCTGCAGCATCGCCTTGCGGCGGTCACCGAAGCCGGGGGCCTTGACGGCCACCGACTTGAAGGTGCCGCGGATCTTGTTGACGACCAGGGTGCTCAGAGCCTCACCCTCGACGTCCTCGGCGATGATCAGCAGCGGCTTGCCGGCCTGGATGACCTTCTCCAGCAGCGGCAGCAGGTCCTTGACCGTCGACACCTTGGAGCTGACCAGCAGGATGAAGGGGTCCTCGAGGACCGCTTCCTGACGCTCGGCGTCGGTGACGAAGTAGCCCGAGATGTAGCCCTTGTCGAACCGCATGCCCTCGGTGAGCTCGAGCTGCAGGCCGAAGGTGTTGGACTCCTCGACGGTGATGACGCCCTCGTTGCCGACCTTGTCCATCGCCTCGGCGATGAGGTCACCGATCGACTGGTCGCCCGCCGAAATCGCCGCGGTGGCAGCGATCTGGTCCTTGGTCTCGACCTCCTTGGCCGACTTGAGCAGGGTCTCGGTGACCTTCTCGACGGCCTTCTCGATGCCGCGCTTGAGACCCAGCGGGTTGGCGCCGGCGGCGACGTTACGCAGGCCCTCGCGGACCAACGCCTGAGCCAGCACCGTGGCCGTCGTCGTGCCGTCACCGGCGACGTCGTCGGTCTTCTTGGCGACTTCCTTGACCAGCTCGGCGCCGATCTTCTCGTACGGGTCCTCCAGCTCGATCTCCTTGGCGATGGACACACCATCGTTGGTGATCGTGGGGGCACCCCACTTCTTCTCCAGGACGACGTTGCGACCCTTGGGGCCCAACGTCACCTTTACCGCGTCGGCGAGGGCGTTGAGCCCCCGCTCGAGGCCACGGCGGGCCTCTTCGTCATACGCAATTGTCTTGGCCATTGCGAAGTGATTCCTCCGGATTGGGGATGACACGTTCTGGCCGGGTGCAGTGCCCGCGACGGACGACCGGGCTGTCGTTGGACCTGGTCTCACCGTCCCGACCTAGCACTCACTGGTCGCGAGTGCCAAGTCATTCTTAGCACTCGCCTATGCCGAGTGCAAGAAGTAGTGGGACTCAGGGCAGGTCGAGCAGCTGCTCGTAGAAGCCGCCGAAGCCGCGCGGGCGGTCGACCAGATGGATCTCGAGGATCCAGTGGCAGATGCGCCCGCGCGGGTCGGTGCGGCGCATCGGCTTGTCCGAGCCGGGCATGATGTACCACTCGATGCCGGGGCCGGCGATCTTCTTGTGCGGGAACTCCCCCACCAGGTGCCCGGCGATCCGGCTGGCCCACTCGAAGCCCTCCGCGTGGGCCGCCCCGACGACGAAGTCGAACAGCTCGGCGCCGGTGACGTCGGGATTGCCGGCGAAGTAGTCGCGGCCGGCCTGCCACACGCGGGGCAGCGCGTCGCGGACGGCCCTCTTGTGTGGGTCGTCGCCCAACAGGAAGGTCCGGCCGAAGTCGGCCTCCCACTCCTCGAAGATCGGCCCCAGATCCAGGAAGACGATGTCGTCGTCGACGATCAGCCGGTCCGGCGGGCGCTCGTGGAACGGTTGCAGCGTGTTCTCCCCGGCGCGCACGATCCGCCGATGCCAGTGCCGGGTCACGCCGAACATTTCGCCGGCCAGATCGTGGATCTCATCGGAGAGCTCCTTCTCCCCGACCCCGGACCGAATCATGGCCCGCCGCTCGATCTCGTCGAACAGTTGCGCCGCTTTGCGTTCGGCGTCCAGGAGCCGTTCCACGCGCAGTTCCTCCGCGGCCTCCATCCACGCGATGTTATGCGCACACTGGAGCCATGTCCCTCGTCGTGCCGCCCTACCCGCCGGCCCGCTACACCGCAGAAGAGCCGGAGATCAGCGCCTGGCTCAAGCGGGCCGACCAGCCCCCGGACTACGAGACCTCCGGCGTCAAATACCACTACCTGGCCAACCAACAGGACACCGCCGGCGACTACGGCCTCTATCGCGTCGACATCGCCCCGGCCGGCGGCGGTCCCCCGGCCCACTTCCACCGGGCCATGTCGGAGGCCTTCTTCGTGCTCTCCGGGACGATGAAGCTCTACGACGGCACCGAGTGGGCCGACGGGCACCAGGGCGATTTCCTCTATGTCCCGCCGGGCGGCGTCCACGGCTTCCGCAACGAGGCCGACGAGCCGGCGTCGATCCTGATGCTGTTCGCGCCGGGCGCCCCCCGCGAGGCCTACTTCGAAGGCTTCGCGGCGCTGGCCGACATGACCGACGAGGAACGCCGGGAGTGGTTCGTCCGCCACGACAACTACTGGGTCTGACCGCCCAGGTCGCCGTCGACGTAGCGCTGCAGGTTGGGGGCGATCGCGGCGATGGCCTCGTCGTCGGTCATCGAGGCGACGGGCTCGATCTTCCACACGTAGCGCATCAGCGCGAACCCCATCATCTGTGACGAGATGAGGCCGCTGCGGATCAAGCGGTCCCGGTCGTCGCTGCCGAGCCCCGAGACCCCCATCAGGCTGCCCTCGACCACTCGACGAAGTTTGTCGCGGGTGGCGGGGTCGTGCGCCGCGGTCTGCAGGATGGCCCGCAGCGTCGGCCCGATCTCGTCGTCGGCCCAGCTGGCCAGCAGCAGCTGCAGCAGCGCGGCGCCGAGCCGCTCGACCGGGGTGGCCCACACCTCGGCCACGCGGTCCAGCCACTGCTGGGGCGGGTTGGTCGCGGCGTCGAGCAGCCCTTCCTTCGACCCGAAGTAGTGGTAGACCAGCGCCGGGTCGACGTCGGCCCGCCGCGCGACCGCCCGGATCGTGGTGCCGGCCCAGCCGTGCACGGCGAATTCGTCGCGCGCCGCCGCGGCGATCCGCGCGGCCAGCACCCCCCGTTCGTCCCGGGGTCCAGGCGTCGTCGCCGTCTTCGCCACGAGTTTCATCGTAGCGTGAATTTCTCCTTGCGTTGAAACTAATTTCATCGTAGCGTGAGACTAGTCTCAACGGTCCGTGAAAATCTTGAGGAGCGGTCCCATGTACACCTACGACATCGATGCCGCGGCCATGTTCGACGACCGCACCGACCAGTTCGCGAAGTTCGGCGTTCCGCTCGAGGACATCGAGCGGGTCCGCTCCGCCGTCGACGACATGTGGGACGACGCGCCGGGCGGCTGGGTGTACGAATGGTCGCGGGTGGCAAGGGATTACGCCGAGCGCGGGGACCACCGGATGGCGTCCCTGGTGTACGGGTGCGCCAAGTTCCCCTGCCTGACGGACGCCGCCCGGGTCAAGGCGTTGCAGCACCAGCTCGAGCAATTTCAGTTGGCGGCCAACGGCTTTCCGGTGCACTTCGAGCGCCGCATCGTCGCCGTCGGGTACCGCGGCGGATCGGTCGAGGTGCCGGTGCACCTGTATTCGGCCGACGGCCGATACGCGGACCGGGCGGTGCTGATCGCCAGCGGCGGTGTGGACACCTGGAAGATGGACATCCACCCGTGGTGGGTCGGATTCACCCAGGGCGCGGGCGTGACCACGCTGGCCTTCGACCATCCCGGCACCGGCGAGACGGACATCCCGCTCGATGAACACGCCGACGAGGTGATCCGCGGCCTCATCGGCTACGCCCGGACGCTGGGCGACGGCCGGGTCGCCCACTTCGGCGCGTCATTCGGCGGGAACTTCGCCGCGATGTCCGGGCTCACCGGAATCGTCGACGCCGCAATCGAACTCGGCGGCCCGGTGGTCGACGCGTTCGCCGTCGAGAACATCGCAAAGCTGCCCTACGGCATGCGCGACATCGTGGGCAACGCCATGCACTGGGATCACTCCCCCACCCTCGAGGAGCTCAGCGCCGGCCTCAGCCGACTCAACCGACGGGATCTGCTTGCCCGGCAAGGCAATTCGGAAATGTTGGTGATCAATGGCGCCGACGACTACTTCGTCCCGCAGTCCGACACGCTCGTCTTCCAGGGCCGCCCCGACACCGAGGTGCACCTCATCGAGGGCACCGGCCATGTCGCCATGAGCAAGGCGCCCGAGGTGGTGCCGCGGGTCATCGCCTGGCTGCGCGCGCAGATGACAACCGAGCGATGACGCGCCCGGCAACATCCGGCCGGGGTGAGTATGTTTTGGGCCATGGCTTCCAACGACAAAGAAACCCGCGCCTGGTCGGAGAGTGACGTCCCGGATCAGAGCGGGCGCGTCGTCGTCATCACCGGCGCGAACACCGGCATCGGGTATGAGGCGGCCGCCGTGCTGGCCCACCGCGGCGCCCACGTCGTCCTCGCGGTGCGCAACCTCGAGAAGGGCAACGCGGCGCTGTCGCGCATCGTCGCCGCCGGGGGGCAAGGGTCCCGAGAAGTAGACGTCACGCTGCAGCAGCTGGATCTGACCTCGCTGGACGCGGTCCGGTCGGCCGCCGACGCGCTGCGCGCGGCCTACCCGCGCATCGACCTGCTGATCAACAACGCCGGGGTGATGTGGACGCCCAAGCAGGTCACCGCGGACGGATTCGAATTGCAGTTCGGCACCAACCATCTGGGCCACTTCGCGCTGACCGGGTTGCTGCTCGACCACCTGCTCCCCGTGCGGGATTCGCGGGTGGTGACCATCAGCAGCCTCGGCCACCGGCTGCGCGCCGCGATCCACTTCGACGACCTGCAATGGGAACACCGGTACGACCGGATCGCCGCCTACGGGCAATCCAAGCTGGCCAACCTCCTGTTCACCTACGAGCTGCAGCGCCGGCTGGCGGCCACGCCCGACGCGAAGACCATCGCCGTGGCCGCGCACCCCGGCGGCTCCAACACCGAGCTGACCCGCAACCTGCCGGCGATCTTCCGGCCCGCCGCCGCGGCGCTGGGCCCGGTGCTGTTCCAGAGCGCGGCCATGGGTGCGCTGCCGACGTTGCGGGCCGCCACCGATCCGGACGTCCAGGGCGGGCAGTACTTCGGCCCGGACGGATTCCTCGAGCAGCGTGGGCACCCGAAGCTCGTCAAGTCCAGCGCCCAGTCCCACGACGCGGAACTGCAACGCCGGCTGTGGGCCGTCTCCGAAGAGCTCACCGGCGTCCGCTTCCCGGTCTGACGCGCGGATAATGGCCCCGATGCGATCAGTCGCGGAACATCAGCGCGTCGTCACCGATTTGATTCGTCCGCGGCCGCCGGTTTCGGTCGCGCTGACCGACGCCCAGGGCCTGGTGCTGGCCGAGGACGTCATCGCCCAGCTGGCCCTGCCGGTCTTCGACAACTCCGCGATGGACGGCTACGCGGTGCGCGCCGAGGACACGGCGTCCGCGACGCCGGAAAACCCGGTGGTGTTGCCGGTC
Coding sequences within it:
- a CDS encoding VOC family protein, with the protein product MIDHVGINCADYAKSQRFYDAVLETLGFSRQLDVGPAIGYGRGGKPTFWISGALAGPNREVHLAFEAPDEDAVRAFYRVAVELGAEPLHEPRLWPEYHPGYFGAFVRDPDGNNVEAVFHGALP
- a CDS encoding N-acyl-D-amino-acid deacylase family protein, whose protein sequence is MTCDLIIRNGTIVDGLGGEPYVGDVAVTDNVIKAVGDVNGAAANREIDATGLLVTPGFVDLHTHYDGQSIWSERLTPSSAHGVTTVVMGNCGVGFAPCRQSDHDVLVDVMAGVEDIPGVVMTDGLPWTWETFPEYMDALDAGKRDIDVAAYLPHSPLRVYVMGQRGADREPATEDDLAKMRALAKEAIEAGALGFASSRLTIHKTESGSPIPSYDAAREEIEQIARGVVDGGGGLLQFVPDIPAGGYQPVLQTVFDVAEDVGLPLTFTLVVANSGDPSWPDAITMIEKANAAGGDITAQLLPRPIGLIIGLQLSANPFVLYPSYREIAHLPLAERVAEMRKPEVRARILADKPGQGHPILYVAQMWDWIYPLGEDPDYEPDPSTSIGARARAKGVEPMEEAYDRLLDDDGKAMLLVATSNLQGNSLDTVGELLHRDDVVLGLGDGGAHYGMICDASYSTYFLTHWARDRKAGRFTVPEAVRELTSVPARIAGLSDRGRIAVGYKADLNVIDHAALRLHKPVITYDLPAGGRRLDQTADGYVATIVSGEIIAEHGVPTAARPGKLVRGRQPAPAPLQ
- a CDS encoding carboxymuconolactone decarboxylase family protein, which codes for MSRIAPLAPPWSEEDAAGINSWGHPDRTYEPLLLVRCLQRHPVLASRLRKLGESLYTAALLPPRTRTIAILRICALLRCAYEWGGQAAFWGPIAGVSDDECDALVLAGADDPRWGPAERTLIAAVDECERTGSWSEATWEALGDFLDDEQRIELLTAVGWYRTICTLCNALALPVEGWMRPWPGSAG
- a CDS encoding SDR family NAD(P)-dependent oxidoreductase, with amino-acid sequence MALPAPSPTSTAVVTGASSGIGADIARELADRGHGLTLVARREDRLRDLADELAGRVRVEVIACDVADSAARAGLFDEVERRGLTADILVNNAGIGTMGSVTKIPVADEIAQVRVNVEAVIDLSTRAVQRMVPRGRGAILNVGSTAGYQPFPGQAGYAATKAFVNNYTHGLRGELAGTGVTVALLCPGPVRTEFVKSAGMDEREFADAFPKFMWKPSREVARAGVDALESDRPTVIPGLPSQISTRLFQFMPRRVLLPLLKNQHPSLRRDRSAG
- the groL gene encoding chaperonin GroEL (60 kDa chaperone family; promotes refolding of misfolded polypeptides especially under stressful conditions; forms two stacked rings of heptamers to form a barrel-shaped 14mer; ends can be capped by GroES; misfolded proteins enter the barrel where they are refolded when GroES binds) yields the protein MAKTIAYDEEARRGLERGLNALADAVKVTLGPKGRNVVLEKKWGAPTITNDGVSIAKEIELEDPYEKIGAELVKEVAKKTDDVAGDGTTTATVLAQALVREGLRNVAAGANPLGLKRGIEKAVEKVTETLLKSAKEVETKDQIAATAAISAGDQSIGDLIAEAMDKVGNEGVITVEESNTFGLQLELTEGMRFDKGYISGYFVTDAERQEAVLEDPFILLVSSKVSTVKDLLPLLEKVIQAGKPLLIIAEDVEGEALSTLVVNKIRGTFKSVAVKAPGFGDRRKAMLQDMAILTGGQVISEEVGLSLESADVALLGKARKVVVTKDETTIVEGAGDSDAIAGRVAQIRSEIENSDSDYDREKLQERLAKLAGGVAVIKAGAATEVELKERKHRIEDAVRNAKAAVEEGIVAGGGVALLHATPSLDELKLTGDEATGANIVRVALEAPLKQIAFNGGLEPGVVAEKVRNSPAGTGLNAATGEYEDLLKAGVADPVKVTRSALQNAASIAGLFLTTEAVVADKPEKAAAPVGDPTGGMGGMDF
- a CDS encoding M24 family metallopeptidase, which translates into the protein MEAAEELRVERLLDAERKAAQLFDEIERRAMIRSGVGEKELSDEIHDLAGEMFGVTRHWHRRIVRAGENTLQPFHERPPDRLIVDDDIVFLDLGPIFEEWEADFGRTFLLGDDPHKRAVRDALPRVWQAGRDYFAGNPDVTGAELFDFVVGAAHAEGFEWASRIAGHLVGEFPHKKIAGPGIEWYIMPGSDKPMRRTDPRGRICHWILEIHLVDRPRGFGGFYEQLLDLP
- a CDS encoding cupin domain-containing protein, producing MSLVVPPYPPARYTAEEPEISAWLKRADQPPDYETSGVKYHYLANQQDTAGDYGLYRVDIAPAGGGPPAHFHRAMSEAFFVLSGTMKLYDGTEWADGHQGDFLYVPPGGVHGFRNEADEPASILMLFAPGAPREAYFEGFAALADMTDEERREWFVRHDNYWV
- a CDS encoding TetR/AcrR family transcriptional regulator, which codes for MKLVAKTATTPGPRDERGVLAARIAAAARDEFAVHGWAGTTIRAVARRADVDPALVYHYFGSKEGLLDAATNPPQQWLDRVAEVWATPVERLGAALLQLLLASWADDEIGPTLRAILQTAAHDPATRDKLRRVVEGSLMGVSGLGSDDRDRLIRSGLISSQMMGFALMRYVWKIEPVASMTDDEAIAAIAPNLQRYVDGDLGGQTQ
- a CDS encoding alpha/beta fold hydrolase, with amino-acid sequence MYTYDIDAAAMFDDRTDQFAKFGVPLEDIERVRSAVDDMWDDAPGGWVYEWSRVARDYAERGDHRMASLVYGCAKFPCLTDAARVKALQHQLEQFQLAANGFPVHFERRIVAVGYRGGSVEVPVHLYSADGRYADRAVLIASGGVDTWKMDIHPWWVGFTQGAGVTTLAFDHPGTGETDIPLDEHADEVIRGLIGYARTLGDGRVAHFGASFGGNFAAMSGLTGIVDAAIELGGPVVDAFAVENIAKLPYGMRDIVGNAMHWDHSPTLEELSAGLSRLNRRDLLARQGNSEMLVINGADDYFVPQSDTLVFQGRPDTEVHLIEGTGHVAMSKAPEVVPRVIAWLRAQMTTER
- a CDS encoding SDR family NAD(P)-dependent oxidoreductase, encoding MASNDKETRAWSESDVPDQSGRVVVITGANTGIGYEAAAVLAHRGAHVVLAVRNLEKGNAALSRIVAAGGQGSREVDVTLQQLDLTSLDAVRSAADALRAAYPRIDLLINNAGVMWTPKQVTADGFELQFGTNHLGHFALTGLLLDHLLPVRDSRVVTISSLGHRLRAAIHFDDLQWEHRYDRIAAYGQSKLANLLFTYELQRRLAATPDAKTIAVAAHPGGSNTELTRNLPAIFRPAAAALGPVLFQSAAMGALPTLRAATDPDVQGGQYFGPDGFLEQRGHPKLVKSSAQSHDAELQRRLWAVSEELTGVRFPV